Proteins from a single region of Salipiger sp. H15:
- a CDS encoding AMP nucleosidase, with product MQDMQAKLQIVSPEAPAPELFDTAEAAVERLCMLYSQAAEFLKDRFLSSMVEGHPGVRYRAFYPEVRITTTSFAKVDSRLSFGHVSAPGTHATSITRPDLFRQYLKQQIGLLIENHGVPVQVGLSATPMPVHFAVSNFPELTVPQEGAAQFILRDVFDVPDLGSTNDDIVNGVAKPAPDGAEPLAPFTAQRVDYSLARLAHYTATDPAHFQNHVLFTNYQFYVSEFEAYARAQLAKPESGYVSFVSTGNVEITSADTEIPLSAKMPQMPTYHLKRKDGSGITLVNIGVGPSNAKTATDHIAVLRPHAWLMVGHCAGLRNSQSLGDFVLAHAYLREDKVLDDDLPVWVPIPALAEIQVALEDAVEEETQLSGYDLKRVMRTGTVASVDNRNWELRDQSGPVQRLSQCRAVALDMESATIAANGFRFRVPYGTLLCVSDKPLHGELKLPGMASDFYKTQVARHLMIGIRAMEHLRSMPLERIHSRKLRSFDETAFL from the coding sequence ATGCAGGACATGCAGGCGAAGTTGCAGATCGTATCCCCCGAGGCCCCGGCACCGGAGCTTTTCGATACCGCCGAGGCGGCGGTCGAGCGGCTGTGCATGCTCTATTCGCAGGCCGCGGAGTTCCTGAAGGACCGGTTCCTGTCCTCGATGGTCGAGGGTCACCCCGGTGTCCGCTACCGTGCCTTCTACCCCGAGGTGCGGATCACCACCACGAGCTTTGCCAAGGTCGACAGCCGGCTCAGCTTCGGCCACGTCTCGGCGCCCGGCACCCATGCCACCTCGATCACCCGGCCGGACCTGTTTCGGCAGTACCTGAAACAGCAGATCGGCCTGCTCATCGAGAACCACGGCGTGCCGGTGCAGGTGGGCCTGTCGGCGACGCCCATGCCGGTGCATTTCGCCGTGTCCAACTTTCCCGAGCTGACCGTGCCGCAGGAGGGGGCGGCGCAGTTCATCCTGCGCGACGTCTTCGACGTGCCGGACCTCGGCAGCACCAATGACGACATCGTCAACGGCGTGGCCAAGCCCGCGCCCGACGGGGCAGAGCCGCTGGCGCCCTTCACCGCGCAGCGCGTGGACTATTCGCTGGCGCGGCTGGCGCACTACACCGCGACCGACCCGGCGCATTTCCAGAACCACGTGCTCTTCACCAACTACCAGTTCTACGTCAGCGAGTTCGAGGCCTATGCCCGCGCCCAGCTGGCGAAGCCCGAGAGCGGCTACGTGTCCTTCGTGTCCACGGGAAATGTCGAAATCACCTCGGCGGACACCGAGATCCCGCTCAGCGCGAAGATGCCGCAGATGCCGACCTACCACCTCAAGCGCAAGGACGGCTCGGGGATCACGCTGGTCAATATCGGGGTGGGGCCGTCGAACGCCAAGACGGCGACCGACCACATCGCGGTGCTGCGCCCGCATGCCTGGCTGATGGTCGGGCATTGCGCCGGGCTGCGCAACTCGCAGAGCCTTGGCGATTTCGTTCTGGCCCATGCATACCTGCGCGAGGACAAGGTGCTGGACGACGACCTGCCGGTCTGGGTGCCGATCCCGGCGCTCGCCGAGATCCAGGTGGCGCTCGAGGACGCGGTCGAGGAGGAGACGCAGCTTTCGGGGTATGACCTCAAGCGGGTCATGCGCACGGGCACCGTCGCCTCGGTCGACAACCGCAACTGGGAGCTGCGCGACCAGAGCGGACCGGTGCAGCGCCTGAGCCAGTGCCGCGCCGTGGCGCTGGACATGGAGAGCGCGACGATCGCCGCCAACGGCTTCCGCTTCCGGGTGCCCTACGGCACGTTGCTCTGCGTCAGCGACAAGCCGCTGCACGGAGAATTGAAACTGCCCGGCATGGCCTCCGATTTCTACAAGACTCAGGTGGCGCGTCACCTGATGATCGGGATAAGAGCCATGGAACATCTCCGTTCGATGCCCCTCGAGAGGATCCACAGCCGCAAATTGCGTAGCTTCGACGAAACAGCCTTCCTGTGA
- a CDS encoding aminotransferase class III-fold pyridoxal phosphate-dependent enzyme, with amino-acid sequence MDGTLTQNDLSHVVEADKAHVWHHLVQHKQFETNDPKIIVEGKGMRVWDQTGREQLDAVSGAVWTVNVGYGRKTIVDAISAQLMKLNYYAGAAGSIPGALFAEKLISKMPGMSRVYYCNSGSEANEKAFKMVRQIAHKRYGGKKHKILYRERDYHGTTIGALSAGGQLERNAQYGPFAPGFVSVPHCLEYRAGDQGWGDLSGEAYGQRAADAIEEVILREGPDTVGAICLEPVTAGGGVIVPPAGYWQRVQEICRKYDVLLHIDEVVCGVGRTGTWFGYQHYGVEPDFVTMAKGVASGYAAIACCVTNERVFDLFKDDATDPMNYFRDISTFGGCTAGPAAALENMRIIEDENLLENTTAMGEYMLGQLEALKDRHAVVGEARGKGLFLGAELVTDRATREPMDEKRTAAVVAEVNNRGVIIGMTNRSIPGYNNTLCFAPALIATKDDIDQIVEAVDGALGTVFG; translated from the coding sequence ATGGACGGCACCCTCACCCAGAACGATCTCAGCCACGTGGTCGAAGCCGACAAGGCCCACGTCTGGCACCACCTCGTGCAGCACAAGCAGTTCGAGACGAACGACCCCAAGATCATCGTCGAGGGCAAGGGCATGCGCGTCTGGGACCAGACCGGCCGCGAGCAGCTCGACGCGGTCTCGGGCGCGGTTTGGACGGTGAACGTCGGCTACGGCCGCAAGACCATCGTCGACGCGATCTCGGCGCAGCTGATGAAGCTGAACTACTACGCCGGTGCCGCGGGCTCGATCCCCGGCGCGCTGTTCGCCGAGAAGCTGATCTCGAAGATGCCGGGCATGAGCCGCGTCTACTATTGCAACTCGGGCTCCGAGGCGAACGAGAAGGCCTTCAAGATGGTCCGCCAGATCGCGCACAAGCGCTACGGCGGCAAGAAGCACAAGATCCTCTACCGCGAGCGCGACTACCACGGCACCACCATCGGCGCCCTGTCGGCCGGTGGCCAGCTCGAGCGCAACGCCCAATACGGCCCCTTCGCGCCGGGCTTCGTGTCGGTGCCGCATTGCCTCGAGTACCGCGCCGGTGACCAGGGCTGGGGCGACCTCTCGGGCGAGGCCTATGGCCAGCGCGCGGCGGATGCCATCGAGGAGGTGATCCTGCGCGAGGGCCCCGACACCGTCGGCGCCATCTGCCTCGAGCCGGTGACCGCGGGCGGCGGCGTGATCGTGCCCCCGGCCGGCTACTGGCAGCGCGTGCAGGAAATCTGCCGCAAGTACGACGTGCTGCTGCACATCGACGAGGTGGTCTGCGGCGTCGGCCGGACCGGCACCTGGTTCGGCTACCAGCACTACGGCGTCGAGCCCGATTTCGTGACCATGGCCAAGGGCGTCGCCTCTGGCTACGCGGCGATCGCCTGCTGCGTCACCAACGAGCGCGTCTTCGACCTGTTCAAGGACGATGCAACCGATCCGATGAACTACTTCCGCGACATCTCGACCTTCGGCGGCTGCACCGCCGGCCCCGCTGCCGCGCTGGAGAACATGCGCATCATCGAGGACGAGAACCTGCTCGAGAACACCACGGCGATGGGCGAGTACATGCTCGGGCAGCTCGAGGCGCTGAAGGACAGGCACGCGGTCGTCGGCGAGGCGCGCGGCAAGGGCCTCTTCCTCGGCGCCGAGCTGGTGACCGACCGCGCCACCCGCGAGCCGATGGACGAGAAGCGCACCGCTGCCGTGGTCGCCGAGGTCAACAATCGCGGCGTCATCATCGGCATGACCAACCGCTCGATCCCCGGCTACAACAACACGCTGTGCTTCGCCCCGGCACTCATCGCCACCAAGGACGACATCGACCAGATCGTCGAGGCCGTGGACGGCGCGCTGGGAACGGTCTTCGGCTGA
- a CDS encoding HU family DNA-binding protein, whose product MAKPMTKTQLVAALAEEMGADKKTASTALEAITDIITKEVAGGGAVTLPGVGKIYCRERPERMVRNPATGEQFKKEADKVVKMTIAKALKDSVNG is encoded by the coding sequence ATGGCGAAGCCGATGACCAAAACCCAACTCGTGGCCGCTCTGGCGGAAGAGATGGGTGCCGACAAGAAGACCGCGTCGACCGCTCTGGAAGCGATCACCGACATCATCACCAAGGAAGTTGCAGGCGGCGGCGCCGTGACTCTCCCGGGCGTTGGCAAGATCTACTGCCGTGAGCGTCCCGAGCGCATGGTGCGCAACCCCGCCACCGGCGAGCAGTTCAAGAAAGAGGCCGACAAGGTGGTCAAGATGACCATCGCGAAGGCGCTGAAGGACAGCGTTAACGGCTGA
- the queE gene encoding 7-carboxy-7-deazaguanine synthase QueE: MVLRIAEIFGPTIQGEGALIGEPTVFVRAGGCDYRCSWCDSLHAVDSAFRHTWAPMSDADVWAEVTRLSGGRPITVSLSGGNPAIQDFGPLIEIGRADGYRFACETQGSVARPWFGRLDTLVLSPKPPSSGETVDWDIFAGCVAAGQGARQVVMKIVIFDAADYAWAKDAHARFPDLPLYLQPGNPEVDPEVPVDPQRLADRLLWLTETATGDGWFAPRILPQLHVLLWGNKRGV, translated from the coding sequence ATGGTGCTGCGCATAGCCGAGATCTTCGGCCCGACGATCCAGGGCGAGGGCGCGCTGATCGGCGAGCCGACCGTCTTCGTGCGCGCCGGGGGCTGCGACTACCGCTGCTCCTGGTGCGACAGCCTGCACGCCGTGGACAGCGCCTTCCGCCACACCTGGGCGCCGATGTCCGACGCCGATGTCTGGGCAGAGGTGACGCGGCTCTCGGGCGGACGGCCGATCACCGTCTCGCTCAGCGGCGGCAACCCGGCGATCCAGGACTTCGGCCCGCTCATCGAGATCGGCCGGGCGGACGGCTACCGCTTTGCCTGCGAGACGCAGGGCTCGGTGGCGCGGCCGTGGTTCGGGCGGCTCGACACGCTGGTGCTGAGCCCAAAGCCGCCCTCGAGCGGCGAGACGGTGGACTGGGACATCTTCGCGGGTTGCGTCGCGGCGGGGCAGGGCGCGCGGCAGGTGGTGATGAAGATCGTGATCTTCGACGCGGCCGACTACGCCTGGGCGAAGGATGCCCATGCCCGCTTTCCGGATCTGCCGCTCTACCTGCAGCCCGGCAACCCCGAGGTCGATCCCGAGGTGCCGGTCGATCCGCAGAGGCTTGCCGACCGGCTGCTCTGGCTCACCGAGACCGCCACGGGCGACGGCTGGTTCGCCCCCCGCATCCTGCCGCAGCTGCACGTGCTCCTCTGGGGCAACAAGCGCGGCGTCTGA
- a CDS encoding ABC transporter ATP-binding protein, with amino-acid sequence MSGLSIQNLSMRFDLPNGSSVQALKDVSLDLAQGELLSVLGPSGCGKTTLLNIVAGFLAPTEGKIILGGHEVRGPAAERGMVFQQGALFEWMNVRDNVSFGPRMAGRRARDYGPTVDHLLEVVGLRDFKEKAVYELSGGMQQRVALARCLANDPDVILMDEPLGALDALTREKMQSLVLKLWKETGKTIILITHSVEEALLLGERLLVMAPRPGRIHREYRLPFADLGAGQDLRAVKKHPDFASTREEILGMIWDMEEEIMGRSEIAGAAS; translated from the coding sequence ATGAGCGGACTATCGATCCAGAACCTCTCCATGCGCTTCGATCTGCCGAACGGCAGCTCGGTGCAGGCGCTGAAGGACGTCTCGCTGGACCTCGCGCAGGGCGAGCTGTTGTCGGTGCTGGGCCCTTCGGGCTGCGGCAAGACGACCTTGCTCAACATCGTCGCGGGCTTCCTCGCGCCCACCGAGGGCAAGATCATCCTGGGTGGCCACGAGGTGCGCGGCCCGGCCGCCGAGCGGGGCATGGTGTTCCAGCAGGGCGCGCTCTTCGAATGGATGAACGTGCGCGACAACGTCAGCTTCGGCCCGCGCATGGCCGGGCGGCGCGCGCGCGACTACGGGCCGACCGTCGATCACCTGCTCGAGGTGGTGGGGCTGCGCGACTTCAAGGAAAAGGCGGTCTACGAGCTTTCGGGCGGCATGCAGCAGCGCGTGGCGCTGGCCCGCTGCCTTGCCAACGATCCCGACGTGATCCTCATGGACGAGCCGCTGGGGGCGCTCGACGCGCTCACGCGCGAGAAGATGCAGAGCCTCGTGCTGAAGCTCTGGAAGGAGACCGGCAAGACCATCATCCTGATCACCCACTCGGTCGAGGAAGCGCTGCTCCTGGGCGAGCGGCTGCTGGTCATGGCGCCGCGCCCGGGCCGCATCCACCGCGAGTACCGTTTGCCCTTTGCCGACCTCGGCGCCGGGCAGGACCTGCGCGCGGTCAAGAAGCACCCCGACTTCGCCTCGACGCGCGAGGAGATCCTCGGGATGATCTGGGACATGGAGGAAGAGATCATGGGCCGCAGCGAGATCGCGGGGGCCGCATCATGA
- the queC gene encoding 7-cyano-7-deazaguanine synthase QueC — protein MKTIVICSGGLDSVSLAHMVAARHDLTRLVSFDYGQRHAKELDFARAAAERLGVPFQRIDMRGIGAALTGSALTSDIDVPDGHYAEETMRITVVPNRNAIMLAIAFGVAAANGDEAVATAVHGGDHFIYPDCRPGFTRAFETMQRHALEGYAEVALYTPFVERTKADIVIEGARHGTPFEKTWSCYKGGEIHCGCCGTCVERREAFHLAGIEDPTAYADPDFWVQAVANREIA, from the coding sequence ATGAAGACTATCGTCATCTGCTCCGGCGGGCTGGATTCCGTCTCGCTCGCCCACATGGTCGCGGCACGGCACGACCTCACCCGCCTCGTCTCCTTCGACTACGGCCAGCGCCACGCCAAGGAACTGGACTTCGCCAGGGCCGCCGCCGAGCGGCTCGGCGTGCCGTTCCAGCGCATCGACATGCGCGGCATCGGCGCCGCGCTCACCGGCTCGGCGCTGACCTCGGACATCGACGTGCCCGACGGGCATTACGCCGAGGAGACCATGCGCATCACCGTGGTCCCCAACCGCAACGCCATCATGCTCGCCATCGCCTTCGGTGTCGCCGCCGCCAATGGCGACGAGGCGGTCGCCACCGCCGTGCATGGCGGGGACCATTTCATCTATCCAGACTGCCGCCCCGGCTTCACCCGCGCCTTCGAGACCATGCAGCGCCACGCGCTCGAGGGCTACGCCGAGGTCGCGCTCTACACGCCCTTCGTCGAGCGCACCAAGGCCGATATCGTCATCGAGGGGGCCCGGCACGGCACGCCCTTCGAGAAGACATGGTCCTGCTACAAGGGCGGCGAGATCCACTGCGGCTGCTGCGGCACCTGCGTCGAGCGGCGCGAGGCCTTCCACCTCGCGGGCATCGAGGATCCCACCGCCTATGCCGATCCCGACTTCTGGGTGCAGGCCGTGGCGAACCGGGAGATCGCCTGA
- a CDS encoding ABC transporter substrate-binding protein, whose product MTIKKTLMGAAGAAALLAGMASAETVTVGYFLEWPMPFEYAKATGMYEEVMGTEINWVSFDTGTAMSAAMASGDVQLSVSQGVPPFVVATSAGQDLQALDVAVSYADNDNCVVRSELEIDKDSASELAGKKVAVPLGTAAHYGFLKQMDHFGVDLASLEIVDMAPPDGAAAIAQGAVDMACGWGGSLRRMKEHGNVLLTGAEKEELGILVFDVTSGPASWVAEHSDLVAAFLKVTADANAMWADEANQAKMLPVIAKDAGMDEAATAETMATFVFPTAEEQLSGKWLGGGAGDFMKGVADVFVAAGSIDAALDSYADHVNTGPLAAAGSM is encoded by the coding sequence ATGACGATCAAGAAGACCCTGATGGGTGCGGCGGGCGCCGCGGCGCTTCTGGCCGGGATGGCGAGCGCCGAGACGGTCACCGTGGGCTATTTCCTCGAGTGGCCCATGCCCTTCGAATACGCCAAGGCGACCGGCATGTACGAAGAGGTCATGGGCACCGAGATCAACTGGGTGAGCTTCGACACCGGCACGGCAATGTCGGCGGCGATGGCCTCGGGCGACGTGCAGCTGTCGGTGAGCCAGGGCGTGCCGCCCTTCGTGGTCGCGACCTCGGCCGGGCAGGACCTGCAGGCGCTCGACGTGGCGGTGAGCTACGCCGACAACGACAACTGCGTCGTGCGCTCCGAGCTCGAGATCGACAAGGACAGTGCCTCGGAACTGGCGGGCAAGAAGGTCGCCGTGCCGCTCGGCACCGCGGCGCATTACGGGTTCCTCAAGCAGATGGACCACTTCGGCGTCGACCTCGCCAGCCTCGAGATCGTCGACATGGCCCCGCCGGACGGTGCTGCCGCCATCGCGCAGGGCGCGGTCGACATGGCCTGCGGCTGGGGCGGCTCGCTGCGCCGGATGAAGGAGCACGGCAACGTGCTGCTGACCGGCGCCGAGAAGGAAGAGCTGGGCATCCTCGTCTTCGACGTGACCTCCGGCCCGGCCTCCTGGGTGGCCGAGCACTCGGACCTCGTCGCCGCCTTCCTGAAGGTGACCGCCGATGCCAACGCTATGTGGGCCGACGAGGCGAACCAGGCCAAGATGCTGCCGGTGATCGCCAAGGACGCGGGCATGGACGAGGCGGCGACCGCCGAGACCATGGCGACCTTCGTCTTCCCGACGGCGGAAGAGCAGCTCTCGGGCAAGTGGCTCGGCGGCGGCGCGGGCGACTTCATGAAGGGCGTGGCGGATGTCTTTGTCGCGGCGGGCTCGATCGACGCGGCGCTCGACAGCTACGCCGACCACGTGAACACCGGGCCGCTCGCCGCGGCGGGCTCGATGTAA
- a CDS encoding lytic transglycosylase domain-containing protein has protein sequence MSRKTEITRRACLSLFLLPLAACAVQQEESLEVTRYDPPLYPNETPELRASINRWSDFYDVPRRLVHRLAIRESTHTPEARNGPYYGLLQILPATARTMGFRGTPGELLDADTNLQYGVKYLRGAWLLSDGNPDAAIGLYAKGYYYEAKRRGMLVETGLRRG, from the coding sequence ATGTCCCGAAAGACCGAAATAACCCGGCGCGCCTGCCTGTCACTTTTTCTGCTGCCGCTGGCCGCCTGCGCCGTGCAACAGGAAGAGTCGCTCGAGGTGACGCGCTACGACCCGCCGCTCTACCCGAACGAGACTCCGGAGCTGCGCGCGTCGATCAACCGATGGTCTGATTTCTACGACGTGCCGCGGCGGCTGGTGCACCGCCTGGCGATCCGCGAGAGCACCCATACCCCCGAGGCGCGCAACGGTCCCTATTACGGGCTGCTGCAGATCCTCCCCGCCACCGCCCGCACCATGGGCTTCCGTGGCACGCCGGGCGAGCTGCTCGATGCGGACACCAACCTCCAGTACGGCGTGAAATACCTGCGCGGCGCCTGGCTGCTGTCGGATGGCAATCCCGACGCGGCGATCGGGCTCTACGCCAAGGGTTACTACTACGAGGCCAAGCGGCGCGGCATGCTGGTCGAGACCGGCTTGCGTCGGGGCTGA
- the queD gene encoding 6-carboxytetrahydropterin synthase QueD, giving the protein MFRISKEFHFSASHQLTHLPGDHQCARMHGHNYVVVVELAARELNADGFVRDYHELAPLKAYIDDCFDHRHLNEVLNVASTAENLALHFYQWCAARWPETTSVRVSETPKTWAEYRPEPLAA; this is encoded by the coding sequence ATGTTCCGGATCAGCAAGGAGTTCCACTTCTCCGCCTCGCACCAGCTGACGCACCTGCCGGGCGATCACCAATGCGCCCGGATGCATGGGCACAACTATGTGGTTGTCGTGGAACTGGCGGCGCGCGAGCTCAACGCCGACGGCTTCGTGCGCGACTACCACGAGCTGGCGCCGCTCAAGGCCTATATCGACGACTGCTTCGACCACCGGCACCTCAACGAGGTGCTGAACGTCGCCTCGACCGCCGAGAACCTCGCGCTGCATTTCTACCAGTGGTGCGCCGCGCGCTGGCCCGAGACGACCTCGGTCAGGGTGAGCGAGACGCCGAAGACCTGGGCCGAGTACCGGCCCGAGCCGCTGGCGGCCTGA
- the queF gene encoding preQ(1) synthase: MTESIYSSLKQLGGATVLPTSPEEAELERVPNPQADVAYNVRFTAPEFTSLCPMTGQPDFAHLVIDYVPGQWLVESKSLKLYLGSFRNHGAFHEDCTISIARRLAAFLEPQWLRIGGYWYPRGGIPIDVFWQTGPMPEGVWIPDQGVPPYRGRG, translated from the coding sequence ATGACCGAAAGCATCTATAGCAGCCTCAAGCAGCTTGGCGGCGCCACCGTGCTGCCCACCTCGCCCGAAGAAGCCGAACTCGAGCGCGTGCCGAACCCGCAGGCCGATGTCGCCTACAACGTCCGCTTCACCGCGCCCGAGTTCACCTCGCTCTGCCCGATGACCGGCCAGCCCGACTTCGCGCACCTGGTGATCGACTACGTGCCGGGGCAATGGCTGGTCGAGAGCAAGTCGCTGAAGCTCTACCTCGGCTCGTTCCGCAACCATGGCGCCTTCCACGAGGATTGCACGATCTCGATCGCGCGACGGCTGGCGGCGTTCCTCGAGCCGCAATGGTTGCGCATCGGCGGCTACTGGTACCCGCGCGGCGGCATCCCGATCGACGTGTTCTGGCAGACCGGCCCGATGCCCGAAGGCGTCTGGATCCCCGACCAGGGCGTGCCCCCCTACCGCGGGCGCGGCTGA
- a CDS encoding GNAT family protein, whose amino-acid sequence MTGHRMNAHGQPIGLPVDGSFPRPLPPRSPMTGRFVTLEPTRADHAAALFEAFEKDGSGANWTYLPGEPLPDLAAAEEWLTRCAESTDPLFHTLCTPDGTPVGIASYLRIDPANGVIEVGHIHFSPLLQRSPAATEAMYLMMRRAFDELGYRRYEWKCDALNAPSRKAAERLGFTYEGTFRQAVVTKGRNRDTAWFSILDAEWPRLRARFEAWLDPANFDADGRQITRLSDL is encoded by the coding sequence ATGACCGGACACCGCATGAACGCCCACGGGCAGCCCATCGGGCTGCCCGTCGACGGGAGTTTCCCCCGACCGCTGCCCCCGCGCAGCCCGATGACGGGCCGCTTCGTGACCCTCGAGCCGACGCGCGCGGACCACGCCGCCGCGCTCTTCGAGGCCTTCGAGAAAGACGGCAGCGGCGCCAACTGGACCTACCTGCCGGGCGAGCCGCTGCCTGACCTCGCCGCCGCGGAGGAGTGGTTAACCCGCTGCGCCGAAAGCACGGATCCGCTCTTCCACACGCTCTGCACGCCGGATGGCACGCCGGTGGGAATCGCTTCCTACCTTCGGATCGACCCGGCCAACGGCGTGATCGAGGTCGGGCACATCCATTTCAGCCCCCTGCTGCAACGCAGCCCGGCGGCCACCGAAGCGATGTACCTGATGATGAGGCGCGCCTTCGACGAGCTGGGCTATCGCCGCTACGAGTGGAAGTGCGACGCGCTCAACGCACCGTCGCGCAAGGCGGCAGAGCGGCTCGGCTTCACCTACGAGGGCACCTTCCGGCAAGCCGTGGTGACCAAGGGCCGCAACCGCGACACCGCGTGGTTCTCGATCCTCGATGCCGAGTGGCCGCGCCTGCGCGCGCGTTTCGAGGCCTGGCTCGATCCGGCGAACTTCGACGCCGACGGCCGGCAGATCACCCGCCTGTCAGACCTTTAA
- a CDS encoding SDR family oxidoreductase — translation MTVLLCLGYGYSAAALARRLLPQGWRVLGTHRDPARADGLAAQGVEPVLWQKDALEAALAEASHVLVSAGPQGAGDPALAEIGPAIAARAAQLDWVGYLSTTGVYGDHAGGWVDEETPLAPSTERGRARAEAETDWQAIAGLPLHIFRLAGIYGPGRGPFEKVRQGTARRIVKPGQVFSRIHVEDIAQVLEASIRQPRPGAVYNLCDDDPAPPEVVLEHAARLLGLPPPPEVAFDEAEMTPMARSFYAENKRVRNDRIKEELGVTLLYPDYRAGLAALLRDEG, via the coding sequence ATGACAGTGCTTCTCTGCCTCGGATACGGATATTCCGCCGCCGCCCTCGCCCGCCGCCTGCTGCCGCAGGGCTGGCGCGTGCTCGGCACCCATCGCGATCCCGCCCGCGCGGACGGGCTCGCCGCGCAGGGCGTCGAGCCCGTGCTCTGGCAGAAGGACGCGCTCGAGGCGGCGCTCGCAGAGGCAAGCCACGTGCTCGTCTCCGCCGGGCCGCAGGGCGCAGGCGATCCCGCGCTGGCCGAGATCGGCCCCGCAATTGCTGCCCGCGCGGCGCAGCTCGACTGGGTCGGCTACCTTTCGACCACCGGGGTCTACGGCGATCACGCCGGCGGCTGGGTGGACGAGGAGACGCCGCTCGCGCCGAGCACCGAGCGCGGCCGGGCAAGGGCCGAGGCCGAGACGGACTGGCAGGCGATCGCCGGTCTGCCGCTGCACATCTTCCGTCTTGCCGGGATCTACGGCCCCGGGCGCGGCCCCTTCGAGAAGGTCCGGCAGGGCACCGCCCGGCGCATCGTGAAACCGGGCCAGGTGTTCAGCCGCATCCATGTCGAGGACATCGCGCAGGTGCTCGAGGCGTCGATCCGCCAGCCCCGCCCCGGCGCGGTCTACAACCTCTGCGACGACGACCCTGCGCCGCCCGAGGTGGTGCTCGAGCACGCCGCCCGCCTTCTGGGACTGCCGCCGCCGCCCGAGGTGGCTTTCGACGAGGCCGAGATGACCCCGATGGCGCGCAGCTTCTACGCCGAGAACAAGCGCGTGCGGAACGACCGCATCAAGGAAGAGCTGGGCGTGACGCTGCTCTACCCCGACTACCGCGCCGGGCTCGCGGCGCTGCTGCGCGACGAAGGCTAG
- a CDS encoding DNA topoisomerase IB, which translates to MTPHPDLVYYPDSRPGILRRRCGRGFSYIAPDGTRIDAAEERARIRALAVPPAYEQVWICPRPDGHLQATGRDARDRKQYRYHPDWTAFRAERKYGHLAEFGEALPGLRRSILTQLRAREPGDKGFALAATLALLDRAGLRVGNADYALENGSYGATTLRRTHLKLDGEVLHLRFPAKGGKRVHRQLRDRTLQRALTRLGDLPGKELIAWLDANGTAHALRSDEVNRWLAERTGNPELTAKTFRTWNGSVAALEAAIRAETVSIRGMAEAAAERLANTPAVARSSYIHPKVIALAEEGLPPELARAPDRPGLRRAEAQLLALLER; encoded by the coding sequence ATGACACCGCACCCCGACCTCGTCTACTACCCCGACAGCCGCCCCGGCATCCTGAGGCGGCGCTGCGGGCGCGGCTTTTCCTACATCGCCCCCGACGGCACGCGCATCGACGCGGCCGAGGAGCGTGCCCGGATACGGGCGCTGGCCGTGCCGCCGGCCTACGAGCAGGTGTGGATCTGCCCGCGCCCCGACGGCCACCTGCAGGCCACCGGGCGCGACGCGCGCGATCGCAAGCAATACCGCTATCACCCCGACTGGACGGCATTTCGGGCAGAACGGAAATACGGTCATCTCGCCGAGTTCGGCGAGGCGCTGCCCGGCCTTCGCCGCAGCATTCTCACCCAGCTCCGCGCCCGAGAGCCCGGCGACAAGGGCTTCGCCCTCGCCGCCACGCTCGCCCTGCTCGACCGCGCCGGGCTGCGCGTCGGCAACGCCGATTACGCGCTCGAGAATGGCAGCTACGGCGCGACCACGCTGCGCCGAACACATCTGAAGCTCGATGGCGAGGTGCTGCACCTGCGCTTTCCGGCCAAGGGCGGCAAGCGCGTCCACCGGCAGCTGCGCGACCGCACGCTGCAGCGCGCGCTGACCCGGCTCGGCGATCTTCCCGGCAAGGAGCTGATCGCCTGGCTCGATGCGAATGGCACGGCCCATGCGCTGCGCTCGGACGAGGTCAACCGCTGGCTCGCCGAGCGCACCGGCAACCCCGAGCTGACCGCCAAGACATTCCGCACCTGGAACGGCAGCGTCGCGGCGCTCGAGGCCGCGATCCGCGCGGAAACGGTCAGCATCAGGGGGATGGCAGAGGCGGCGGCGGAACGGCTCGCCAACACGCCCGCCGTGGCGCGCAGCTCCTATATCCATCCGAAGGTGATCGCGCTTGCCGAGGAAGGGCTGCCGCCGGAGCTCGCGCGCGCCCCCGACCGGCCCGGGCTGCGCCGCGCCGAGGCGCAGCTGCTTGCCCTTCTGGAGCGCTGA